From the Paraflavitalea soli genome, the window GGATAAAAAGAAGTATACCACCAGGGCCAATGCAGCAGGCAAATGGAAAACAACCCTGCGTACACCAAAGGCCGGTGGGCCTTACGACATCACCCTCAGCGATGGTGAATTACTGAAGCTGTCCAATGTATTGATAGGAGAGGTCTGGATCTGTTCGGGCCAGTCCAATATGGAAATGCCTGTGAAAGGATTTAAGAATCAGCCTATCCTGGGCGCCGATGATATGTTGCTGGAAGCCGATGATACCGCTATCCACCTCTTCCGTTTGGAAAGAGCTTTCACGAAAACACCTCAGGCAGATGTAAAAGCCAAATGGGAAATGGTCTCCCCCCAGTCAGCCAAGGAGTTTAGTGCCGTGGGATACAATTTTGCCAGGATATTGCGGCAGCGCCTGAAAGTGCCAATCGGTATCATTCAGACTACCTGGGGCGGTACGCCCATTGAAGCCTGGATGGATACCGCCGGTTTAAAACAGGTGGAAGGCGTGAAATACCCGGCTGCCAATGCGGCCATGACTAAAAATGATCCCTCTGTATTGTTCAATGCGATGATCGCACCACTGCTCGGTTATGAAATGAAAGGCGTGTTGTGGTACCAGGGCGAATCGAACAGGTTGCAGCCGGAGATATATGCAAAGTTGATGCAGGCCATGGTGGGCCAATGGCGTGCCTTATGGAATAAAGGCAACTGGCCTTTTTATTATGTGCAAATAGCCCCTTATCAATACCCGAATGGGCGGGAACTGGTGCCTTACCTGCGGGAAGCACAGGATAAAGCACAGACGCTTATTCCCAACAGCGGCATGGTCGTGTGTATGGATGCCGGCGATCAGCGTACCATCCACCCCGCCAATAAAATGATCGTCAGCAAGCGCCTTGCTTATTGGGCCCTGGCCAAAACCTATGGCCGGGAAGGAATTGTGTACCAGGGGCCGGTCTATAAATCCCTGACGATCGCGGCAGATACGGCAAAAGTGGCGTTCACCAATGCACCCAATGGCTTGACCACCTATGGCAAAGACCTGGTGAATTTTGAAATAGCCGGTAGTGATAAAGTGTTCTATACAGCCCAGGTAAAGATCACCAATGATGGTCTGTTCCTGTTCAGTCCACAGGTAAAAGGACCGGTGGCGGTGCGCTATGCCTTTAAAGACTGGCCCGAAGGGGAGTTGTTCAATACAGATGGATTGCCGGCTGCACCGTTCCGGACCGATGACTGGGAACCGAAAAAGTAAGGCATGCATGGTGAAACAAGAGAGTATGAAAGAGCTTTGGAATGATACAGCCCCGCACCAGCGGGGCTTTTTACTGTTTTGCAATTCACGTCAGCCATCCTGAACTGTCCTGTTTAATTGCTAATAAGATTGAATAGTATGCCAAAAGGCTAAAATGGGATAAAATATAGTTGGCTAATTTGCTGTTTATTACGATTGCTATATCCTTTAAATAATTGCACAAATGATAAGACGCTTTTTTTGCCTGGCTGCCGCTTCCTGTATCCTGTCTTATACCAGCCTGGCACAGCCTTCCGCTGCCTCTACCAAGGAACAACGCATGGAATGGTGGCGCGAAGCCCGCTTTGGCATGTTTATACACTGGGGTGTATATGCAGTTCCTGCCGGCACTTACAACGGACAAAAGATCAACCGCATTGGCGAGTGGATCATGAACCGGGGTAAAATACCCGTAGCGGAATACCAAAAGTTCGCCAAAGACTTCAACCCGGTAAAATATGATGCTGATGCCTGGGTACGCACCGCTAAGGAGGCAGGCATGAAGTATATTGTCATTACTGCCAAGCACCACGATGGTTTTGCGCTGTTCGATAGCAAGGCCAGCAAATGGGATATTGTAGACGCTTCTCCCTATGGTAAGGATCTGCTGAAGCCTTTGGCCGAAGCCTGCCGCAAATACGGCATTAAATTAGGATTCTATTATTCTCATGCACAAGACTGGAATAACCCCGGGGGGGCGGCTGCCCGCAAGGTAGCTTCTGAAGGATGGGCCAATCCCGATTCTGCCCGCATAGATGCTTATACAGCTGCCAATAGCGGTCACTGGGACCCTGCTCAAACTACCAAAACCATGGCGCAGTACATAGATGAGGTAGCTGTACCCCAGGTAAAAGAACTGTTGACCAATTATGGTGATGTGGCCGTCTTGTGGTGGGATACTCCTACAGGCATGACCGATGAATTTGCAGAGAAACTCAATGCAGAACTGAAGCTGCAGCCCAATATCATTACCAATGACCGCCTCAAGCGCCCCAATTTTCCCGGCGACTATACCACTCCCGAGCAACGTATTCCTAAAGTAGGGGAGATGGATGGCAAAGATTGGGAAACCTGTATGACCATGAACGGTTCCTGGGGCTATAAGAGTTATGACAATGCCTGGAAACCAACCGCTACACTGATACAGAACCTCATCGACATCGCTTCCAAAGGAGGGAATTACCTGCTGAATATCGGGCCAAAAGCCGATGGAACGATTCCTGCGGAAAGTCTCGAACGCCTGAAACAGGTAGGTGACTGGATGAAAGTAAATGGCGAAGCTATCTATGGCACCAAGGGTAGCCCGCTGAAGCCGCTTACCTGGGGGCGCTGTACGCAGAAAGTTGAGGGCGGCAATACCGTATTGTACTTCTCTGTATTTGAATGGCCTGCCAATGGCAAGCTGGAGATACCCGGTATCAAAGCAAAAGTGAAGAGTGCGAAATTATTGAGCAACGGAAAAGCCGTAAAGACCAGCAGTGCTGGTGATGTACTTAGCTTAACATTACCCGCAGCAGCTACTGATCCTATTGCATCAGTGATCAAGGTAGAGCTGAAGGGTAGTTTATAATAACCATAAAACCTTAGTTTATGAAAAAGCCTTTACTGTACCTGTCCCTGGTAATAATGATAGTTCTTTCCGGATTTAATGCCCGCCCCGATAAAGGGCACATGAAACGCCTGGCGAATAACAAGATGAAAATGTCTGCCAAAGGAAAAGCAATGTTCAACATTGGCTTGCTGGCAGAAGGAGATGACTGGTCGGATTGTGTACAAAGAGATTACTCTTTATGGGGCGGAGAACCGGGTGATGTCTACGAATGGTACATTGATTGGTCATATGCCAACCATCCGGGTTGGGGCCGCCAGTTTATTTGTAACGGAGAAGAAATGACTGGCTGGAAACTCGATGCCGGCGATGTGGTAACAGTAAAGGTGATCTCATCAGATAGCGATCCCGATTATGAAGTGTGGGAAGGGATCACGGAATGCGAAGATTAGATGCCCAACTGAAATGATGCTTTGAAGTAATTGTGAGGCAACTTCTGGGAGAAGGCCCAATCTGTTGCGTCCTTATGGAACGATCTTATTACTGCAAAAAAAGTCCGGCACTACACCTGTATTGCCGGACTATTCATACTTAAAATTCCGGCTGGCAGCTGATCAGGCTGTTGCCGGTAAGAACTGATCCTCCCCCTACAGTCTGTACCGATCACGTGAGTGTGGTATGCTGCCCCGTGCAGCGTACAGGATTTTTAATGTCTAAACAGTCTGTGCCGTCGACCGTTGTATGCTGCCTGGCGCAGCGTACAGGCTATGTTATGTCCAAAGGGGGCATCAGAAATTGCTTGTTTTCTATTCATTAATAAAACTGCCGTTATGAAATTTGCTTGCGTTTCTAAGCTATTATCCGGTTGGCGGATAAGATCAATGCACACGGGTATATATACCAGGGTGGTATGTACGCTGCTGTGTTTTCTTGTATTATGGAGACCTGTCACTGCCCAAACGGGCGCGGGTAAAACGATTACCGTGAAGGGCATTGTAAAAGGGGCGAAAGATGCGCCACTGGGTGGCGTAAGTGTCGTGTCGAAGGGCCAGGAAAAAGCCACGGTAACCCTGGCGGATGGCTCTTTCTCGATAACAGTACCCGCCAATTCCACCCTGTTGATATCCTATGTGGGATATGCCGAACAGGAGATCACTACTACAGATAAAGACCTGCTGGATGTGGTAGTGTCGCTTACGCCGGGCAAAGCTGCGATGGATGAAGTGGTGGTGGTGGGTTATGGAACCAGGCGAAAATCGGAATTGACCGGTTCTGTAGCTTCTGTAAATGAACAAACCATTAAAGATATACCAACCCAAAGCGTTGCTTCGGCTTTGCAGGGGCGGGTTGCCGGTATAGACATCCAGAAAGTGGGTGGTAACAGCAAACCCGGTGCAGGGGTGTCCATCCTCATCCGTGGCGCCCGCTCTGTGCGTGCCAGCAATGCACCGCTCATCGTGGTTGATGGTATCCCTTTCGGAGGCAGCTTCAATGACCTCAACCAGGATGATATTACCTCGGTAGAAATATTAAAGGATGCCTCTTCCACAGCCATCTACGGTTCACGTGGCGCCAATGGCGTTATACTGATCAGTACCCGCCGTGGTAAAAATGGCAAGGCCATTGTTTCCTATAGTGGTTATGCCGGTGTGGTGAAGCCGATTGGCCAGTATCACCTCATGGGTGCCCAGGAGTTTGCCGAATTGAAAAAGTGGGCCCGTTATTTTGGTGTATGGACCACAGGCAACAATCCGGTGAAAAAATATTCAGGCCCTGATGACCCCTTGCTTATTTCCGAAGCCTTTACCAATGATGAGCTGGAAGGATTAAAAGGCCCCGGTACCAACTGGCAGGACCTGGTATATAAAAACGGGATGCAGACAGATCACCAATTGAGCGTATATGGTGGAACAGATGTTACACAATATGCCATTTCCGGTGGTTATTACAAGGAAACAGGTGTTTTCCCCGGCCAGGAATTTGAACGTTATACCGTAAAGCTGAGTGTAGATCAGCAGCTGGGTAAAGTTTTCAAGATAGGCTTGAATTCATTGAACACTTTTTCTACCACCCTGGGCGAAGGCTTCAATCCCATGTCACAGGCCTTGCGTGCTTCGCCGCTGGTAGGCCCTTATGACAGCGATGGTAAGTTGCGCAATGACTTCCTGCCCGGCAGCCAAAGCCAGGTATGGAACCCATTGGCCGATTTTCTGGACGGCGCCAAGTCGGAGAAAAGGAAAAGACTGGGAACATTTACTTCCGCCTACCTGGATGTAAACCTGGGTGGCCTGTTAAAAGGGTTGAAGTACCGGTTGAATGCGGGTACTGAGATCAGGACGGATGTATATGGCAGCTTCTATGCCAGCAAGACAACCAACCAGATGGGTGCACAATCTATCTCTAATAACAGGACCAGTAACCTCACGAGCTGGACGCTGGAAAACCTGTTGACCTATGACAATACCTTCTTTGAAAAACACAAGGTGAACTTTACCGGTCTTTTCAGTGCACAGCAGGAGCGATCCAACAACAATGAATTTGAGAACCGCGATATCGTGGCAGATTACCTGGAATACTATAACCCTGAATTTGGTTTCAACCTCACCGGTACCGGTGGGTACTCCCAGTGGGGACTGGTCTCTTACATGGGCCGGTTGAACTATGGTTATGATGACCGTTACCTGGTCACCTTTACCGTGCGGTCAGATGGATCATCCAGGCTGGCCCAAGGCGAGAAATGGCAGGTATTCCCTTCTGCAGCAGTAGCCTGGAATATCCACAACGAAAAGTTTTTCAAGGTAAATGCTATCTCCAGTCTGCGCCTAAGGGCCGGTTATGGTAAGGTAGGTAATGCATCCATCAGCCCTTATGGCACTATTCCCCGCCTGGGCAGTGTAGTGTATAACTTTGGCGATGTGTTGAGCCGTGGCTATTATCAGACCAATGTAGGCAACAATACACTTACCTGGGAATATACCTCTACTGCGGAATTGGGTATCGACTTTGGGTTGCTTAATAATCGTATCTCCGGTAACCTGAACTTCTATAAGGCCTTCACCGATAAATTGCTCCTGCCCAAAGACCTGCCACCTACCAATGGTATCCAGAATTCTGTGTTGACCAATGTAGGTAAAACAGAGAACCAGGGTATTGAGTTCCAGATAAGTGCTCAGAATATCATTCCCAAAGGCAGGAACAGTTTTGGCTGGAGCACCGACCTTAACTTCTCCATCAATCGTGGTAAGATCACCCAACTGGCCGATGGCATTTTGCAGGATATTGGCAATAGCTGGTTTGTTGGTCAGCCTATCGGTGTATTTTATACCTATCAAAAACAAGGTATCTGGCAAAACACCAAATCAGATTCATTGGAAGCAGTTCGTTTAGGCCTCACTACAACCGGGTCTGGCAGTGTGATCGGTGATATCCGTGTATCCGATCTCGACAATAGTGGAACGATCAATGACCTCGACAGGAAGATCATCGGTACTACACAGCCCGACTGGACCGGTGGTATGACCAACCGTTTCACCTATGGTGGATTTGATCTGACAGTCGTTGCGTTTGCAAGATGGGGTTATATGATGAGCAGCTCCCTGCATGGCGGCGGATTTGTCAATACGTTCCAGGGTACTTACAACAATATCAAGACCCGCTATTGGACGCCCACCAATGGCGAAAATGAATATCCCAAACCCAATTATGGCCGTCAGAATCCTACCAACCTCAACCTGCTCGGTTTCTTCGATGGCAGTTTTGTTAAGATCAGGACCATCAGTCTGGGATATGCCGTACCTCCAACGGTGCTGAAGAAAACAGGCGCCCGCAGTATCAGGTTGTATGCTACGGTTAAAGATCCGTTCATTTTGTTCTCGCCTTTCCGCAACAATCCATATGGTGGATTGGATCCTGAATCAGGTGGTAGTGCATCGAGCCCCACTACAGGTACCGGCCTGGGTGTAGACACGCCGCCCACCTGGTCAATGCTGTTTGGCATTAACGTATCCTTCTAAATGTCAACTTATCAACAAAACATGTAAAGATGAAAAAGATATTCATATATGGTAGTATGATCGTAGCGATGGCAACAGCCAGCTGCAACAAACTATTGGAAGAAGAACCGAAATCTATTCTCACACCGGAATTCCTGAGTACTGAAAGGGGCGTTAATGCCGGATTGGAAGCTGCTTATGCAGGTATGCGCAATTACTGGGGCAACCAGGACTTATTTACCATGACCGTCATTGGCACCGACGAATTCCAAAGAGGCATAGATGGCAATACAGACATCAACAACTACGCCAGCACCTATACCAATAACAACGGCGCGGTGAAAAATATCTGGAGCAATGCCTACCGCTATGTAAATGCCTGCAATGGCGTGATCTCCTTTGGACCCAAAGCCGACATGGATGCCACTACCCGCAAAAGACTGATTGCTGAAGCCAAATTCCTCCGGGCCCAGTATTATTTTGTGCTGGTGCAATTCTTCCGGGATATTACCCTGTACACCGAATTTGTGGACCAGCCACTAACGAGCGCCAGGCGTGATCCGTTGGCCGATGCCTATAAGCTCATCATTAAAGACCTCAATGAAGCCATCGTAGACCTGCCTGCCGGTCCGCGAAGCAGCAATGTACAGCCCGGAAGGGCCAGTGTAGCAGCAGCCAAACATGTGCTGGCCAAGGTATATCTTGCCAAAGCAGGTTCTCCTGTCAAAGAAGCCACCGATTATGAAGAGGCTTACAAAGCAGCCAAAGACCTGATCGATAAAAAAAGCACTTATGGCCTCAGTCTGCTGCCCGATTTTAAGGATGTACACAAGGAAGGCAATGAGAACAATGCAGAAGTGATCTGGACCGTTCAGCATACCACCAATATTACCTACAACGGCCCCAACAACAGCAGCGGTGCAGACAATGTACTGAACCACATGTATGTGGGCCAGTATGATAAAATGGGCTTAAAAAGAAGCAAGGAATACGGCCGCCCGTATATCCGGGCCGTGCCTACCACCTGGGTATTGGAAGAAGCTTTCAAGGACCGGGTAAATGATACCAGGTATGCCAAAACCTTCCAGACATTGTGGATTGCCAATTCAACGGCCAAAGCAGACATTGAAGCGGTAAAATGGCCCGACCCCTTGCCGCCCGGTGCGCCTGCCGGTGCAGTAGCCGGTCAGCCTAAGATCAAAGCCATTGGCGATACAGCTATCTACATGCCGGGAACCGACAGAACGGATGCACAGATCGCAGCAGCTCCCTACCTGCTGATCCCTCCCAGGTTATATGATTCCCGGATCGCACCTACCGTAACCAAATACTTCGACAGCAAGAAAGCCTCTGTGAACGATCCTTCTATTCGCCCGGTGATCGTATATCGCTTTGCAGAGACCTACCTGATTGCAGCCGAGGCGGCGATGATGACCAATCGTACGAGTGAAGCCGTCAATTATATCAATGCCGTACGGGAAAGAGCCGCCTCTGCAGGTAATGTGGCCAATATGCGCATCACCGCCGATGTACTGAATACCAAAGGCATCGACTTTATCCTGGAGGAGCGCACAAGGGAACTGCTGGGCGAGAACCTGCGTTGGTGGGACCTCGTAAGAACAGGCAAATTGCTGGAAAGAGTGAAGTTGTACAATGGAGATGCCAAGGACAATATCCAGGAAAAACATATCCTGCGGCCGATATCATTGGACCAGCTCAACAGAACAACTACCGGCGAACCGTATAAGAATGATCTTTATTTCCCGGCGTGGAATTAACGCGTTAACTGATTATTGTCAGGTTGAGTCCCGCTGAGGCGGGATAAACGCTGTCGAAGGCGTTTAAAGGGGTGGGTCGCCCTCTAAGGGCGGCTCACCCTGATCTAAAGGAGCTTGTCGAAACCGACTATACTATCAGGCTGGGTTTGTCGAAATACTTCGATACGCTCAGCCTGATCTCAATATTGAAATAGAATACTTATGATCATACATCGCTTTTGCTATTTGACCAGCTTGTTGCTGTTGGCTGGTGTGGTGATGGGACAAGACTTTAAACCTTTGTTCAACGGCCGTAACCTCGAAGGCTGGCATTCCTTTCTGAAGACCAAAGGGAAGGACAACGATCCCGACACCGTGTTTTCGGTAAAGGACGGTTTATTACGTATTTCCGGAAAAGAGTTTGGTTATATCGTTACAGATCGTTCATTTGCCAATTTTCACCTGGTGTTGGAATTCAAATGGGGAGAAAAGAAGTTTCCTCCCCGCGAAAACAGGGTACGGGACAATGGTATCCTGTACTACGTGGTGCAGGATGATAAGGTTTGGCCGCGCTCCATTGAATGCCAGATACAGGAAGGCGATTGCGGCGATTTCTGGCTCATCGACAGTGTAACCGTAGTCATCGATGGCGTAAGGACTGCTTCCACCAAAAATACACGGGCGATCAAAAAGAAGGACAATGAAAAACCTACAGGAGAGTGGAACCGCCTGGAGATCATGGCCCGGGATGGGCGCTGCGTACATATCATGAATGGGGTAGTAGTGAATGAAGGAGCTGAAGCCAGTTTGCGTAGTGGTAAAATATTGATACAATCCGAAGGGGCCGAGATCTATTACCGGAAGATCGAGATAAACGAAGATCCCGCCACCATAAAATTACCCCCGGCGCCAAGGCCGGCGGCCCGCGCGCCGGTACCCGATGTGCTGCCGGGCAAAGGGTTGGCGCAGCATGATTTTCTGTACACCGGCCAGTGGGATACCCGTAAGGATTCTCAAACCCTGTCCCTGGTACAAAAAGGAAAAGTCGTATGGCAATATGCCATTCCCAATAAAGACCGCAATAATATATTGAGTGAGTTCAGTGATATTCACCGCCTCTCCAACGGTCATATATTGTATGCCTGTAAGACCGGCGCTGCAGAGATAACAGCCGGTAAAAAGATCATATGGAGCTATGAATGCCCAGCGGGATCGGAATGTCATTCGGCCCAGCCCATCGGTCTTGATAAGGTATTACTTTGCCAAAACGGTACACCGGCCAAAGTAATATTGATCAATAAGAAGACCGGAAAGGTAGAAATGGAACAGGTGGTGCCTACCGCCCGCCCCGATGATCCTAAAAGCGTGCATGGCCAGTTTCGCCAGATGCGGATGACCAATGAAGGCACTTACTTATTGCCGCACCTCAATATGGGCAAGGTGATCGAATATGATAAAAATTGGCAACCCATCTGGACAGTAGATGCGCCATCCGCCTGGGCGGCTGTACGACTGAAGAATGGCAATACCCTCATCAGTGGCAACCAGCATGGCTATGTGCGCGAAGTAAACACCAAAGGAGAAATTGTATGGGAGGTGAACAAAGATGACCTGCCCGGTTTTCCCTTGTATACCGTGCACCAGGTGGTGCGGCTCAACAATGGCAATACGGTAATCTGTAACTGGGGCGGTTTCCTGCGCAAGGAAGATTGGGATAAGGTGGTGCAGGTAATTGAAGTAACGCCCGATAAAAAAGTAGTGTGGGCTTTGCACCAGTGGAATAATCCCGACCTGGGCCCCTCTTCCTGCATACAGATGCTCGATGAGAAAGGAAAGGACGAGAAAGGAGAGTTACAACGGTAAAACAACCTGTATTTACATGATAATGGCTGTTTTGGTGCGCCGCGTTGCCAAAATAACTTAATAGGTGGTAAATCACCGCTTACAGGTATCCGGACATAATGTTTCTATTGCGTAAAAAATATTCACTTTTGCGTAATAGGAATTGTATGATCTTGAAACGATTAATGCTTGTCAGTTTATTAGGAGTTGCTTTGGCTGCCAATGCCCAGGATGAAATGTGGGATAAATCCGCCTCCGGCCGCCAGCACCCCAATATCCAATGGTTCAAAGAGGCTAAGTTTGGCATGTTTATCCATTGGGGTCTGTATTCCAAACTGGGCGGCGTATGGAACAATAAGCGGTATTATGGTAGCGGGGAATGGTTGATGAACCAGGCGAAGGTACCCGCGGATATATATGCCGCCGAAGCGGCCACCTTCAATCCGGTCAACTTTAATGCCGATGAGTGGGCTTCCCTGGCCAAAGAGGCGGGAATACGCTATATGGTCATCACGGCCAAGCACCACGAAGGTTTTGCCATGTACGATTCCAAAGTAAGCGACTTCACGATAGTTAAATCTACTCCCTATAAAAAAGACCCCATGAAAGCCCTGGCCGATGCCACACGCAAGCGGGGCATTCAATTTGGTTTCTATTATTCCCAATTCCTCGATTGGCATGAACCCAATGGTGGCGGCAATCGCTGGGATTTCGATGAATCCAAAAAAGACTACCAGCGTTATTACCGCGAGAAATCCATTCCCCAGCTCAAAGAACTCCTCACTGGTTATGGACCACTGGGCATTGTATGGTTTGATATGCCGGGCGGACTTACCAAACAACAAACCCAACAGCTGGTGGATAGCCTGCGTGTACTGCAGCCTGCCAGTTTATTCAGCAGCCGG encodes:
- a CDS encoding sialate O-acetylesterase, translating into MIKQALFGLLTCIGLTTQATITLPALFGNNMVLQQQAEAAIWGSAKANATVTIITSWDKKKYTTRANAAGKWKTTLRTPKAGGPYDITLSDGELLKLSNVLIGEVWICSGQSNMEMPVKGFKNQPILGADDMLLEADDTAIHLFRLERAFTKTPQADVKAKWEMVSPQSAKEFSAVGYNFARILRQRLKVPIGIIQTTWGGTPIEAWMDTAGLKQVEGVKYPAANAAMTKNDPSVLFNAMIAPLLGYEMKGVLWYQGESNRLQPEIYAKLMQAMVGQWRALWNKGNWPFYYVQIAPYQYPNGRELVPYLREAQDKAQTLIPNSGMVVCMDAGDQRTIHPANKMIVSKRLAYWALAKTYGREGIVYQGPVYKSLTIAADTAKVAFTNAPNGLTTYGKDLVNFEIAGSDKVFYTAQVKITNDGLFLFSPQVKGPVAVRYAFKDWPEGELFNTDGLPAAPFRTDDWEPKK
- a CDS encoding alpha-L-fucosidase, which codes for MIRRFFCLAAASCILSYTSLAQPSAASTKEQRMEWWREARFGMFIHWGVYAVPAGTYNGQKINRIGEWIMNRGKIPVAEYQKFAKDFNPVKYDADAWVRTAKEAGMKYIVITAKHHDGFALFDSKASKWDIVDASPYGKDLLKPLAEACRKYGIKLGFYYSHAQDWNNPGGAAARKVASEGWANPDSARIDAYTAANSGHWDPAQTTKTMAQYIDEVAVPQVKELLTNYGDVAVLWWDTPTGMTDEFAEKLNAELKLQPNIITNDRLKRPNFPGDYTTPEQRIPKVGEMDGKDWETCMTMNGSWGYKSYDNAWKPTATLIQNLIDIASKGGNYLLNIGPKADGTIPAESLERLKQVGDWMKVNGEAIYGTKGSPLKPLTWGRCTQKVEGGNTVLYFSVFEWPANGKLEIPGIKAKVKSAKLLSNGKAVKTSSAGDVLSLTLPAAATDPIASVIKVELKGSL
- a CDS encoding SusC/RagA family TonB-linked outer membrane protein codes for the protein MKFACVSKLLSGWRIRSMHTGIYTRVVCTLLCFLVLWRPVTAQTGAGKTITVKGIVKGAKDAPLGGVSVVSKGQEKATVTLADGSFSITVPANSTLLISYVGYAEQEITTTDKDLLDVVVSLTPGKAAMDEVVVVGYGTRRKSELTGSVASVNEQTIKDIPTQSVASALQGRVAGIDIQKVGGNSKPGAGVSILIRGARSVRASNAPLIVVDGIPFGGSFNDLNQDDITSVEILKDASSTAIYGSRGANGVILISTRRGKNGKAIVSYSGYAGVVKPIGQYHLMGAQEFAELKKWARYFGVWTTGNNPVKKYSGPDDPLLISEAFTNDELEGLKGPGTNWQDLVYKNGMQTDHQLSVYGGTDVTQYAISGGYYKETGVFPGQEFERYTVKLSVDQQLGKVFKIGLNSLNTFSTTLGEGFNPMSQALRASPLVGPYDSDGKLRNDFLPGSQSQVWNPLADFLDGAKSEKRKRLGTFTSAYLDVNLGGLLKGLKYRLNAGTEIRTDVYGSFYASKTTNQMGAQSISNNRTSNLTSWTLENLLTYDNTFFEKHKVNFTGLFSAQQERSNNNEFENRDIVADYLEYYNPEFGFNLTGTGGYSQWGLVSYMGRLNYGYDDRYLVTFTVRSDGSSRLAQGEKWQVFPSAAVAWNIHNEKFFKVNAISSLRLRAGYGKVGNASISPYGTIPRLGSVVYNFGDVLSRGYYQTNVGNNTLTWEYTSTAELGIDFGLLNNRISGNLNFYKAFTDKLLLPKDLPPTNGIQNSVLTNVGKTENQGIEFQISAQNIIPKGRNSFGWSTDLNFSINRGKITQLADGILQDIGNSWFVGQPIGVFYTYQKQGIWQNTKSDSLEAVRLGLTTTGSGSVIGDIRVSDLDNSGTINDLDRKIIGTTQPDWTGGMTNRFTYGGFDLTVVAFARWGYMMSSSLHGGGFVNTFQGTYNNIKTRYWTPTNGENEYPKPNYGRQNPTNLNLLGFFDGSFVKIRTISLGYAVPPTVLKKTGARSIRLYATVKDPFILFSPFRNNPYGGLDPESGGSASSPTTGTGLGVDTPPTWSMLFGINVSF
- a CDS encoding RagB/SusD family nutrient uptake outer membrane protein translates to MKKIFIYGSMIVAMATASCNKLLEEEPKSILTPEFLSTERGVNAGLEAAYAGMRNYWGNQDLFTMTVIGTDEFQRGIDGNTDINNYASTYTNNNGAVKNIWSNAYRYVNACNGVISFGPKADMDATTRKRLIAEAKFLRAQYYFVLVQFFRDITLYTEFVDQPLTSARRDPLADAYKLIIKDLNEAIVDLPAGPRSSNVQPGRASVAAAKHVLAKVYLAKAGSPVKEATDYEEAYKAAKDLIDKKSTYGLSLLPDFKDVHKEGNENNAEVIWTVQHTTNITYNGPNNSSGADNVLNHMYVGQYDKMGLKRSKEYGRPYIRAVPTTWVLEEAFKDRVNDTRYAKTFQTLWIANSTAKADIEAVKWPDPLPPGAPAGAVAGQPKIKAIGDTAIYMPGTDRTDAQIAAAPYLLIPPRLYDSRIAPTVTKYFDSKKASVNDPSIRPVIVYRFAETYLIAAEAAMMTNRTSEAVNYINAVRERAASAGNVANMRITADVLNTKGIDFILEERTRELLGENLRWWDLVRTGKLLERVKLYNGDAKDNIQEKHILRPISLDQLNRTTTGEPYKNDLYFPAWN
- a CDS encoding 3-keto-disaccharide hydrolase, translating into MIIHRFCYLTSLLLLAGVVMGQDFKPLFNGRNLEGWHSFLKTKGKDNDPDTVFSVKDGLLRISGKEFGYIVTDRSFANFHLVLEFKWGEKKFPPRENRVRDNGILYYVVQDDKVWPRSIECQIQEGDCGDFWLIDSVTVVIDGVRTASTKNTRAIKKKDNEKPTGEWNRLEIMARDGRCVHIMNGVVVNEGAEASLRSGKILIQSEGAEIYYRKIEINEDPATIKLPPAPRPAARAPVPDVLPGKGLAQHDFLYTGQWDTRKDSQTLSLVQKGKVVWQYAIPNKDRNNILSEFSDIHRLSNGHILYACKTGAAEITAGKKIIWSYECPAGSECHSAQPIGLDKVLLCQNGTPAKVILINKKTGKVEMEQVVPTARPDDPKSVHGQFRQMRMTNEGTYLLPHLNMGKVIEYDKNWQPIWTVDAPSAWAAVRLKNGNTLISGNQHGYVREVNTKGEIVWEVNKDDLPGFPLYTVHQVVRLNNGNTVICNWGGFLRKEDWDKVVQVIEVTPDKKVVWALHQWNNPDLGPSSCIQMLDEKGKDEKGELQR